A region from the Dehalococcoides mccartyi CG5 genome encodes:
- a CDS encoding ribose-phosphate diphosphokinase → MLVNGNLTEELKIFTGNANPDLAKAVAEYLKVQMGKCEVFQFSNENIFVRIQESVRQKDVYVIQPTCSPVNQSIMELLIMMDALKRASSERITAVLPYYGYGRTDKKDQPRVPITARLVADLLTTAGASRILTVDLHAPQIQGFFNMPVDELTAENLLANYFKKKNIKDLVVVATDVGISKKARDFAAKLDAPLAIIEKRRMGNNDITRTINIIGDVEGKNALTFDDEIDTAGSLVGNVNILISKGVKEVYSCATHPVLSGPAIQRIATSPIKELVVTDSIPLTPQKKIDKITVLSIAPLIGEAIYRIHTGNSIGEMYDQMQME, encoded by the coding sequence GTGTTGGTTAACGGCAATTTGACAGAAGAACTGAAAATCTTCACCGGCAATGCAAATCCTGATCTGGCCAAGGCGGTAGCAGAATACCTGAAGGTTCAGATGGGCAAATGCGAAGTTTTCCAGTTTTCAAACGAAAACATATTCGTCCGCATACAGGAAAGCGTCCGCCAGAAAGATGTCTACGTTATCCAACCAACCTGCTCACCCGTAAACCAGAGCATTATGGAACTGCTTATTATGATGGACGCCCTGAAACGGGCTTCGTCAGAGAGAATTACCGCAGTTTTGCCTTATTACGGTTATGGCCGTACTGACAAAAAAGACCAGCCCAGAGTACCCATTACCGCCCGTTTGGTAGCCGACCTTTTGACCACCGCCGGTGCCAGCCGTATACTGACCGTAGACCTGCATGCCCCCCAGATACAGGGCTTTTTCAATATGCCGGTTGACGAACTGACCGCTGAAAACCTGCTGGCTAACTATTTCAAGAAAAAGAACATAAAGGATCTGGTGGTCGTAGCCACAGATGTAGGCATCTCCAAAAAAGCCCGTGACTTTGCCGCCAAACTGGATGCCCCTCTGGCGATTATTGAAAAAAGACGCATGGGCAATAACGACATAACCAGAACCATAAATATCATCGGTGATGTAGAGGGTAAAAACGCCCTGACCTTTGACGATGAAATAGATACTGCCGGCTCACTGGTAGGCAACGTAAATATACTTATAAGCAAAGGGGTGAAAGAAGTATATTCCTGTGCCACCCACCCGGTGCTTTCCGGCCCGGCTATCCAGCGCATTGCCACCTCCCCCATAAAGGAACTGGTGGTAACTGACTCAATACCCCTCACTCCCCAGAAAAAAATAGATAAAATAACTGTTCTTTCCATCGCTCCTCTCATCGGTGAGGCTATTTACCGGATACATACCGGTAATTCCATCGGAGAGATGTACGATCAGATGCAAATGGAGTAA
- a CDS encoding PAS domain S-box protein yields the protein MTETRFKPPALCHRCLFENASDAIWFYDRKGHIVYANRASAELTGYTRTELKQKNLKDLLTTASEYDQIMDMNSRIAVGEEVKMPYEQKIRRHDGSVAVLRMATTLVKSADEVLGFQNIARDITEELRRQQNMKSFVQDVIRAQEAERKRISRELHDEVAPLLLLLMQKIDNLSKQSERDIADCKPQLDALRTQSEEALESLRRIAQDLRPRILDDLGLIPALEWLTEKLAQDGQIHTESNVKGREVELTAEIQLLIFRIAQEAFNNIRKHSLATWVRLELEFKPKAILLTIQDNGKGFNLSEQTDNLAQNGKLGLAGMHERAQLIGGHIHILTHPGQGTTVIAEVPTTNPDTKPAS from the coding sequence ATGACCGAAACACGCTTTAAACCGCCGGCACTCTGCCACCGCTGCTTATTTGAAAATGCCTCTGATGCTATCTGGTTTTATGACCGGAAAGGGCATATTGTATATGCCAACCGGGCATCAGCCGAACTGACCGGTTATACCCGAACCGAGCTTAAACAGAAAAACCTGAAAGACCTGCTGACTACTGCCTCTGAATATGACCAGATAATGGATATGAATTCCCGTATAGCCGTTGGTGAAGAAGTAAAAATGCCTTACGAGCAAAAAATCCGCCGCCATGACGGCTCGGTGGCGGTACTGCGTATGGCAACTACACTGGTAAAATCAGCTGACGAAGTACTTGGTTTTCAAAACATAGCCCGTGATATTACCGAAGAACTTCGCCGCCAGCAAAACATGAAGTCATTCGTTCAGGATGTTATACGGGCACAGGAAGCTGAACGCAAACGCATCTCCCGTGAACTCCATGACGAAGTAGCCCCCCTGCTTTTACTGCTGATGCAAAAGATAGATAATCTGAGCAAACAGTCTGAACGTGATATTGCAGACTGCAAACCCCAGCTTGACGCCCTGCGCACCCAGTCTGAAGAGGCACTTGAAAGCCTACGGCGGATAGCCCAAGACCTGCGTCCGCGTATACTTGATGACCTGGGGCTGATACCTGCTCTGGAATGGCTGACCGAGAAACTGGCACAGGACGGGCAGATACATACAGAATCAAACGTAAAAGGGCGTGAAGTAGAGCTGACAGCCGAAATCCAGCTGCTTATCTTCCGCATTGCCCAGGAAGCCTTTAATAATATCCGCAAACATTCGCTGGCCACCTGGGTCAGGCTGGAACTGGAATTCAAACCCAAAGCCATTTTGCTGACCATTCAGGATAATGGAAAGGGGTTTAACCTTTCGGAACAGACTGATAATCTGGCTCAAAACGGCAAACTAGGGCTGGCAGGTATGCATGAACGCGCCCAGCTTATTGGCGGGCATATACATATACTTACCCACCCCGGACAGGGCACTACCGTAATTGCCGAAGTACCTACTACCAATCCGGATACAAAGCCGGCTTCCTAA
- the glyA gene encoding serine hydroxymethyltransferase gives MSFLKTSDPAVYNAIMQETTRLKETIDLIASENYTSKAVLEAQGSVFTNKYAEGYPGKRYYAGCEYADAVEELAIDRAKTLFHAEHANVQPHSGAQANMAAYFAMVKPGDTIMGLTLSHGGHLTHGSKVNFTGKLYHVIEYGLNAETERIDYDNLEKLAMEHRPRMIVTGASAYPRILDFERFRAICDKVDAKLMVDIAHIAGLVAAGLHPSPVPYADVVTSTSHKTLRGPRGGFILCKEQYAKAIDQAVFPVMQGGPLMQVVAAKAVAFQEAMQPGFVTYQKKTLENTQVMAEELRKLGLRLVSGGTDNHLVLVDLSPIGVNGYDAQLALRRAGIVINRNTVPFAENQTANVPAGIRLGCPAATSRGFGPAEIRQTVGWIGKVLKNIGNEDVEKQVLAEVIHLCRKFPVPGIDI, from the coding sequence ATGAGCTTTTTAAAGACCTCGGATCCGGCAGTTTATAATGCCATAATGCAGGAAACCACCCGCCTGAAAGAAACAATTGACCTCATAGCTTCAGAAAACTATACCAGCAAGGCTGTTTTGGAAGCTCAAGGTTCAGTTTTCACCAATAAATACGCCGAAGGATACCCCGGCAAACGATATTACGCAGGCTGTGAATACGCAGACGCCGTAGAGGAACTGGCTATAGACAGGGCAAAGACCCTGTTCCATGCCGAACATGCCAACGTTCAGCCCCATTCCGGGGCTCAAGCTAATATGGCCGCCTATTTCGCCATGGTAAAACCCGGTGATACCATAATGGGACTTACCCTTTCCCACGGCGGACACCTGACCCATGGTTCAAAGGTCAATTTTACCGGCAAGCTTTACCATGTAATTGAGTACGGGCTGAATGCCGAAACCGAGCGGATTGACTATGATAATCTGGAAAAACTGGCTATGGAACATCGCCCCCGCATGATTGTGACCGGTGCTTCAGCCTATCCCCGAATACTGGATTTTGAACGTTTCAGGGCTATCTGTGACAAGGTGGACGCCAAACTGATGGTGGATATCGCCCATATTGCCGGTCTGGTAGCCGCCGGGCTTCATCCTTCACCAGTGCCATACGCTGATGTGGTTACCTCTACCAGCCATAAAACCCTGCGCGGCCCGCGCGGCGGCTTTATACTCTGCAAAGAGCAATACGCCAAAGCTATTGACCAGGCAGTATTTCCGGTAATGCAGGGCGGACCTCTTATGCAGGTAGTTGCCGCTAAAGCAGTGGCTTTTCAGGAAGCCATGCAGCCCGGTTTTGTCACTTACCAGAAAAAAACTCTTGAGAATACCCAGGTAATGGCTGAGGAACTACGCAAGCTGGGACTCCGCCTGGTTTCAGGCGGTACCGACAACCATCTGGTATTGGTAGACTTAAGCCCCATAGGGGTAAACGGTTATGACGCCCAGCTGGCACTGCGCAGAGCTGGCATTGTAATCAACCGCAATACCGTACCCTTTGCCGAAAACCAAACTGCCAACGTACCGGCAGGCATACGCCTGGGCTGCCCGGCAGCAACCAGCCGCGGATTTGGTCCGGCTGAAATCCGCCAGACTGTTGGCTGGATTGGCAAGGTACTTAAAAACATAGGTAACGAAGACGTAGAAAAACAGGTACTGGCCGAGGTAATTCACCTCTGCCGCAAATTCCCTGTACCCGGCATAGATATATAA
- the coaBC gene encoding bifunctional phosphopantothenoylcysteine decarboxylase/phosphopantothenate--cysteine ligase CoaBC, with the protein MNKEQTVVLGITGSISAYKAGDIASKLLAEGYTVKAVMTEDACRFISPLTIRTLSHQPVVTSMWDINSEYSVEHVSLAEEADVILVAPATANIIAKLACGLANDMLSATILACKSPVIIAPAMNDNMYSNPITQQNISKLKEWGFIFVEPEYGRLASGKTGQGRLASLDKILGSVTQVLAKSGPLAGKKLVISAGGTREPVDPVRYVGNRSSGKMGYALAEEAVRRGASVRLVSGVTDRPVSFGVDIKYTETALEMFAALREAVKGADALIMTAAVADYRPEKPAVDKIKKGAEGLDLHLVANPDILASLQGDFIKVGFAAESRDLMINAVKKMTDKNLDIIAANDISQPDSTFGSDTTRLTLFFKNGRVEELPLLKKQEAAARLLDEISGLL; encoded by the coding sequence ATGAATAAAGAACAGACGGTAGTTCTGGGGATAACCGGCAGTATTTCTGCCTATAAAGCGGGGGATATTGCCTCCAAGCTCCTTGCCGAAGGGTATACAGTAAAAGCGGTTATGACCGAAGATGCCTGCCGCTTTATATCCCCCCTGACCATTCGGACTCTCAGCCACCAGCCGGTAGTGACCAGTATGTGGGATATAAACTCCGAATACAGCGTGGAGCATGTCTCTCTGGCAGAGGAAGCAGACGTTATTCTAGTAGCTCCGGCTACCGCCAATATTATTGCCAAACTGGCCTGTGGACTGGCGAATGATATGCTTTCGGCTACTATTCTGGCCTGTAAATCACCGGTCATAATAGCCCCGGCTATGAATGACAATATGTACTCAAACCCCATCACCCAGCAGAATATTTCAAAGCTGAAGGAATGGGGTTTTATATTTGTAGAACCGGAATACGGCCGTCTGGCTTCGGGTAAAACGGGGCAGGGCAGGCTGGCTTCACTGGATAAAATACTGGGTTCAGTTACTCAGGTATTGGCTAAAAGCGGCCCTTTGGCGGGTAAAAAGCTGGTTATCAGCGCCGGTGGCACCCGCGAGCCGGTTGATCCGGTGCGTTATGTGGGTAACCGCAGTTCCGGCAAGATGGGGTATGCTCTGGCTGAAGAAGCCGTCAGACGGGGTGCCAGCGTCAGGTTGGTTTCGGGTGTTACCGACAGGCCTGTATCTTTTGGAGTTGACATAAAATACACCGAAACTGCGCTGGAGATGTTTGCTGCCCTTAGAGAAGCAGTCAAAGGGGCAGATGCTTTGATAATGACAGCCGCAGTTGCGGATTACCGTCCGGAAAAACCAGCCGTGGACAAGATTAAAAAGGGGGCTGAGGGGCTTGATTTGCATCTGGTGGCCAACCCGGATATATTAGCTTCCCTGCAGGGTGATTTTATAAAGGTGGGGTTTGCGGCTGAAAGCCGTGACCTTATGATAAATGCCGTTAAAAAAATGACTGACAAAAATCTGGATATAATAGCGGCTAACGATATCAGCCAGCCGGATAGCACCTTTGGTTCAGATACTACCCGCCTGACTCTCTTCTTTAAAAACGGCCGGGTAGAGGAATTGCCGCTTTTAAAGAAACAGGAAGCGGCCGCCAGACTCCTTGATGAAATTTCAGGTTTACTTTAA
- a CDS encoding valine--tRNA ligase yields MAQCSDLPEMAKAYEAAEVEKKWYQYWMEKSYFKPNPNSDKKPFVIIMPPPNVTGELHLGHALTATLEDIMIRWHRMQGEPTLWLPGVDHAGIAAQVVVERELAKQGKTRQQLGRELFLEKMWEWVNPCREKIRHQHMRLGASCDWDRETFTLDAGPVKAVREIFTNLYEKGLIYKGERIINWCPRCGTAVSDLEVDHKDLAGHIWHLRYPLEDGSGFVTVATTRPETMQGDTAVAIHPDDTRYAGMVGKNVVLPIMNRRIPVIADEAVDMAFGTGAVKVTPAHDPNDFEMGLRHNLPMITIQNRDTTMNENAGPCSGMTAKACREYVVSEMKSLGLLLRIEDYIHSVGHCQRCSAVIEPMVSKQWFVKMEPLAKPALEAVNSGRIQILPERFNKVYQNWMENIRDWCISRQLWWGHRIPVWYCPCGEMIVAKVDPTVCPKCGGTELEQDPDVLDTWFSSGLWPHSTLGWPDQTEDLKRFYPGTVMETAYDIIFFWVARMIVMGMEDMNEVPFRTVYLHGLIRDDKGEKMSKTKGNVIDPLKVIDQYGTDALRFAVTFGTSPGNDSKLGQTKLEAARNFANKLWNASRFVIMNLGEAKELTPEAELPLEDRWIISRMNRVTADVTRLMEEFQFGEAQRVLQDFIWGEFCDWYIELAKVRLRDEASVSPRPVLVRVLSSILRLLHPYMPFITEELWSYLRPYLPESLRETDIIVAPYPAADKTCFDEQAESVMGSLVEIVRSLRNLRAEHNVEISRYIQANIYAGDMASVLGNYLGAVETLSRARPVNILPGHYSGASTATEVVLVLNGIEVVVPMSTMVDLEVEAKRVKAEISELEIQIERLSTRLSDEQFLAKAPQAVVDKERIKLEGYIEKVSRLKSA; encoded by the coding sequence ATGGCTCAGTGTTCCGATTTGCCTGAAATGGCTAAGGCTTATGAAGCCGCCGAGGTTGAGAAAAAATGGTATCAGTACTGGATGGAAAAGAGCTACTTTAAGCCAAACCCGAATTCAGACAAGAAACCATTTGTTATAATCATGCCCCCGCCTAATGTTACCGGGGAGCTCCACCTTGGGCACGCCCTGACTGCTACGCTGGAAGATATCATGATCCGCTGGCACCGTATGCAGGGTGAGCCGACTTTATGGCTGCCGGGTGTAGACCATGCCGGCATTGCCGCTCAGGTAGTAGTGGAACGGGAACTGGCCAAGCAAGGTAAAACCCGCCAACAGCTGGGACGGGAACTTTTTTTAGAGAAGATGTGGGAGTGGGTTAACCCCTGCCGTGAAAAAATCCGCCATCAGCATATGCGTCTGGGGGCTTCGTGTGACTGGGACCGGGAGACCTTTACTCTGGATGCAGGCCCGGTCAAGGCTGTACGTGAGATATTTACCAACCTTTATGAAAAAGGGCTTATTTACAAAGGTGAACGAATAATCAACTGGTGTCCCCGTTGTGGTACCGCTGTTTCAGACCTTGAGGTAGACCACAAAGATTTAGCCGGGCATATCTGGCACTTGCGTTACCCTCTGGAAGATGGAAGCGGGTTTGTAACGGTGGCAACCACCCGGCCTGAAACCATGCAGGGGGATACGGCAGTTGCCATTCACCCGGATGATACCAGATACGCAGGCATGGTGGGCAAAAATGTGGTTTTACCTATTATGAACCGCCGCATACCCGTTATTGCAGACGAAGCGGTGGATATGGCTTTTGGTACGGGTGCAGTCAAGGTTACGCCTGCCCATGACCCCAATGACTTTGAAATGGGGCTTCGCCATAATCTGCCTATGATTACCATTCAGAACCGTGATACCACTATGAATGAAAATGCCGGCCCGTGCAGTGGCATGACTGCCAAAGCCTGCCGTGAGTATGTGGTTTCAGAGATGAAATCACTGGGTCTGCTGCTTAGGATAGAAGATTACATCCACTCTGTGGGGCATTGCCAGCGCTGCAGTGCCGTTATTGAACCCATGGTCAGCAAACAGTGGTTTGTGAAAATGGAACCCTTAGCCAAACCGGCTCTGGAGGCGGTAAACAGCGGGCGTATCCAGATACTGCCCGAAAGGTTTAACAAGGTCTATCAGAACTGGATGGAAAATATCCGTGACTGGTGTATCTCGCGCCAACTCTGGTGGGGGCACCGCATACCTGTCTGGTACTGTCCCTGCGGGGAGATGATAGTTGCCAAGGTGGATCCCACAGTCTGCCCCAAATGCGGCGGCACCGAGCTGGAACAAGACCCTGATGTGCTGGATACCTGGTTTTCATCCGGGTTATGGCCGCATTCCACTCTGGGTTGGCCTGACCAGACCGAAGACCTGAAACGCTTTTACCCCGGTACTGTCATGGAAACGGCTTACGATATCATCTTCTTCTGGGTGGCCCGCATGATTGTAATGGGTATGGAAGATATGAATGAGGTGCCCTTCCGTACTGTATACCTGCACGGTTTGATACGCGACGACAAGGGCGAAAAGATGAGCAAAACCAAGGGGAATGTAATAGACCCGCTAAAGGTTATTGACCAGTATGGTACAGATGCCTTGCGGTTTGCAGTTACTTTCGGTACTTCTCCGGGCAACGACTCAAAGCTGGGGCAAACCAAGCTTGAAGCCGCCCGTAACTTTGCCAATAAACTCTGGAATGCCAGCCGTTTTGTCATAATGAATCTGGGTGAGGCAAAAGAACTTACACCAGAAGCTGAATTACCCCTTGAAGACCGCTGGATAATCAGCCGTATGAACAGGGTGACAGCAGATGTCACCCGCCTGATGGAGGAATTTCAGTTTGGCGAAGCCCAGAGGGTTTTGCAGGATTTTATCTGGGGTGAATTTTGTGACTGGTACATAGAGCTTGCCAAAGTACGGCTGCGTGATGAAGCGTCTGTCTCGCCCCGCCCGGTATTGGTTAGGGTTCTTTCCAGCATTTTGCGTTTATTGCACCCCTATATGCCTTTTATTACTGAAGAACTCTGGAGTTATTTGAGGCCATACCTGCCTGAATCTCTTCGGGAAACGGACATTATAGTTGCCCCTTATCCGGCGGCAGATAAAACCTGTTTTGATGAACAGGCTGAAAGCGTTATGGGCAGTCTGGTTGAAATAGTCCGTTCGCTCCGTAATCTGCGGGCAGAACATAATGTAGAAATCTCCCGCTATATACAGGCGAATATTTATGCAGGGGATATGGCAAGTGTTCTTGGGAATTACCTGGGGGCGGTAGAGACCCTTTCCCGCGCCAGACCGGTAAATATCCTGCCCGGCCACTATAGCGGGGCGTCTACTGCCACTGAGGTGGTTCTGGTGCTAAACGGAATTGAAGTGGTGGTGCCCATGTCCACTATGGTAGACCTTGAGGTAGAGGCCAAGCGGGTAAAAGCGGAGATTTCCGAACTGGAAATCCAGATAGAACGGCTTTCTACCCGGCTTTCAGATGAGCAGTTCCTTGCCAAAGCGCCTCAGGCGGTGGTGGACAAGGAACGTATTAAGCTGGAAGGTTATATAGAGAAAGTAAGCCGCCTTAAATCAGCTTAG
- the secA gene encoding preprotein translocase subunit SecA, with protein MFKFFSSFGDSNEKEIRALEPLVDKINQLENSFTTLSDEALKAKTIEFRARLKNTFETTTAGIQEDITSTTAELAEAQKIADNSKQSRLKAKLESLNKDLSAKENTALNGILPEAFAAVREASRRTIGLRHYDVQLIGGMVLHHGKIAEMRTGEGKTLVATLPLYLNSLLGKGVHLVTVNDYLARRDAYWMGPVYHALGVSVSSIYPMQTPTEELPSRLFDPDYTSEIPGDPWTHFRPISRQEAYKADITYGTSTEFGFDYLRDNLRPDLAQCVQRDMNYAIVDEIDNLLIDEARTPLIISAPDTEAGKLYDVFARLSPRLVAVKDYEINEKDRNAELTEDGWANVEKLLSREGVMKGNSLYDPQNAPLIRHLRNALSAKEFYKKDHQYVVKEGEIIIIDEFTGRMMLGRRYSEGLHQAIEAKEHVKVQQESKTYATVTIQNLFRMYRKLCGMTGTAATEAEEFSKIYKLEVVIIPTNKPAVREDYGDQIYKDQSAKFKAVVNEIDEMRKLGRPVLVGTVSIENSEMLSNMLKRQGIEHKVLNAKQHEKEAQVVAEAGKPGAVTVATNMAGRGVDILLGGKEPTKDDAKVYNEWQAHHQQVLEAGGLHVIGTERHESRRIDNQLRGRSGRQGDPGSSRFYVALDDDIMRRFGSERIQGIMEWAGMDENTPIENGLVSRTLENAQKRVEGYHFDVRKHLVEYDDVVNKHREVIYAERRKILSGADLKSNILDMIREEIITQTAEHTRGYDSSEWNLDGLVTHLNGIFTLPAEINAEALAKLSQEEITDLLTRTAEELYQKKEDETGAGSMRLLERIIMLHTLDSLWVEHLTIMENLRREIGLQAFAQRDPLIAYKNEGHVRFQELLETIKHDVVHNIYRIGIQIQHQTESATAKAASRPVQQQKPLPAAPAAAIPGVSAKAATQSTTPAAKEIGRNDPCPCGSGKKYKKCCGK; from the coding sequence ATGTTTAAATTCTTTTCCAGCTTCGGAGACTCAAACGAAAAAGAGATCCGGGCACTTGAACCGCTGGTAGACAAAATAAACCAGCTTGAAAACTCATTCACCACCCTGAGTGACGAAGCCCTAAAGGCTAAAACCATTGAATTCAGGGCACGCCTGAAAAATACTTTTGAAACTACTACGGCAGGTATTCAGGAAGATATAACCAGTACCACTGCTGAACTAGCCGAAGCCCAGAAGATAGCCGACAACAGCAAACAAAGCCGCCTTAAAGCCAAACTGGAGTCTTTAAATAAAGACCTTTCCGCTAAAGAGAATACCGCTCTGAACGGAATACTCCCTGAAGCCTTTGCCGCTGTCAGAGAAGCTTCCCGCCGGACTATCGGCCTAAGGCATTATGATGTTCAGCTTATCGGCGGTATGGTACTCCACCACGGCAAGATAGCCGAAATGCGTACCGGTGAAGGTAAAACACTGGTTGCTACCCTGCCCCTCTATCTTAATTCCCTGCTGGGAAAAGGCGTGCATCTGGTAACTGTGAATGATTATCTGGCCAGACGTGATGCCTACTGGATGGGACCTGTTTACCACGCACTGGGGGTTAGCGTTTCCAGTATTTATCCCATGCAAACCCCTACTGAAGAACTGCCTTCACGCCTGTTTGACCCTGACTATACCTCGGAAATACCCGGTGACCCATGGACGCACTTCCGCCCCATCTCACGGCAAGAGGCCTATAAAGCGGATATTACTTACGGAACTTCTACCGAATTCGGTTTTGATTACCTGCGTGACAACCTGCGGCCGGACCTTGCCCAGTGTGTTCAGCGGGATATGAACTATGCCATAGTAGATGAAATTGACAACCTGCTTATAGACGAAGCCCGTACACCTCTTATCATCTCCGCCCCGGATACCGAGGCAGGCAAACTGTACGATGTATTTGCCCGCCTGTCTCCCCGTTTGGTAGCCGTAAAAGACTATGAGATAAATGAGAAAGACCGCAATGCTGAACTGACCGAAGATGGTTGGGCAAATGTGGAGAAACTGCTTTCACGCGAAGGCGTCATGAAGGGCAACAGCCTGTATGACCCCCAGAATGCCCCGCTTATCCGCCACCTGCGAAATGCTCTTTCCGCCAAAGAGTTTTATAAGAAAGACCACCAGTATGTAGTCAAAGAAGGTGAAATTATCATTATTGATGAGTTCACCGGCCGCATGATGCTGGGACGGCGTTACTCCGAGGGCTTGCATCAGGCTATCGAAGCCAAAGAACATGTAAAGGTACAGCAGGAAAGCAAGACCTATGCCACGGTAACCATTCAAAATCTGTTTCGCATGTATCGCAAACTTTGCGGCATGACAGGCACCGCCGCTACTGAAGCGGAGGAATTTTCCAAGATTTATAAACTGGAAGTGGTTATTATCCCCACTAACAAACCCGCCGTTCGTGAAGACTACGGCGACCAGATATATAAAGACCAATCCGCCAAATTCAAGGCCGTGGTCAATGAAATTGACGAAATGCGTAAACTGGGACGCCCGGTACTGGTTGGCACAGTTTCCATTGAAAACTCTGAAATGCTTTCAAACATGCTGAAAAGGCAAGGGATTGAACACAAGGTACTGAATGCCAAACAGCATGAAAAGGAAGCTCAGGTAGTAGCCGAAGCCGGCAAACCCGGTGCGGTAACTGTAGCTACCAACATGGCCGGACGCGGTGTAGATATACTGCTGGGTGGCAAAGAACCAACTAAAGATGACGCCAAAGTCTATAACGAGTGGCAAGCACACCACCAGCAGGTGCTGGAAGCCGGCGGTTTACACGTAATAGGTACAGAACGCCACGAATCCAGACGGATTGACAACCAGCTTAGGGGACGCTCAGGCCGACAGGGAGACCCCGGTTCTTCGCGGTTCTATGTAGCGCTGGATGATGATATTATGCGCCGGTTCGGCAGTGAACGCATACAGGGCATAATGGAATGGGCCGGCATGGACGAAAACACCCCCATAGAAAACGGTCTGGTCAGCCGCACTCTGGAAAATGCCCAAAAACGGGTGGAAGGGTACCATTTTGACGTACGCAAACACCTGGTGGAATATGATGACGTAGTAAACAAGCACCGCGAAGTCATCTATGCAGAACGCCGCAAGATACTCTCCGGGGCAGACCTGAAATCCAACATACTGGATATGATTCGGGAAGAAATAATAACCCAGACTGCCGAACATACCCGGGGATACGACTCTTCAGAATGGAATCTGGATGGGCTTGTCACCCACCTTAACGGCATTTTTACCCTGCCCGCCGAGATAAATGCAGAAGCGCTGGCTAAACTTTCTCAGGAAGAAATAACCGACCTGCTCACCCGCACTGCCGAAGAGCTTTACCAGAAAAAAGAAGATGAAACCGGAGCGGGCTCTATGAGACTGCTTGAACGGATTATCATGCTTCACACTCTGGATTCACTCTGGGTGGAACACCTGACCATTATGGAAAACCTGAGAAGGGAAATCGGCTTGCAGGCTTTTGCCCAGCGTGACCCCCTTATCGCCTATAAGAACGAAGGCCATGTACGTTTTCAGGAATTGCTGGAAACTATCAAACATGACGTAGTTCACAATATTTACCGGATTGGTATACAGATTCAGCATCAAACCGAATCGGCTACTGCCAAAGCTGCTTCCCGCCCGGTACAGCAGCAAAAACCCCTGCCCGCCGCACCCGCTGCGGCCATACCCGGCGTCTCTGCCAAAGCGGCTACTCAATCCACCACTCCCGCTGCCAAGGAAATAGGTAGAAATGACCCCTGCCCCTGCGGCAGCGGGAAAAAATACAAGAAATGCTGCGGCAAATAG
- a CDS encoding response regulator transcription factor codes for MAKTKVLIADDHAVLREGMSRLLSQEKDIEVIGEAGDGQEAVDMVAQLKPDVVLMDIVMPRLTGVEATKLIKKNNPSTCILILTAYSDIRYILGLLEAGASGYLLKSAKSDEIVGAIRAIKAGESVLDSVATRKLLERVVNVSKESDEDKVRGQLSPREIEILQLASKGLSNREIADKLTLSMRTVKAHLSNIFNKMRCSCRTEAIVKGFREGYVMLEDVPQGIDGYDRNTL; via the coding sequence ATGGCGAAAACCAAAGTCTTGATAGCTGATGATCATGCAGTCCTTAGGGAAGGTATGAGCCGATTGTTAAGTCAGGAAAAAGACATAGAAGTAATCGGCGAAGCCGGAGACGGGCAAGAAGCGGTTGATATGGTAGCCCAGCTCAAACCGGACGTAGTCCTTATGGACATAGTCATGCCCAGACTGACAGGGGTGGAAGCAACCAAACTTATCAAGAAAAATAACCCTTCCACCTGTATCCTAATACTTACGGCCTATAGTGATATCCGCTATATACTCGGTTTGCTTGAAGCCGGAGCCAGCGGTTACCTGCTGAAAAGTGCGAAAAGCGACGAGATTGTGGGGGCTATCAGAGCTATAAAAGCCGGCGAATCCGTACTGGATTCAGTTGCCACCCGAAAACTGCTGGAACGGGTAGTAAATGTGAGCAAGGAATCTGACGAAGATAAAGTCCGCGGCCAACTCTCCCCGCGTGAGATTGAAATACTCCAGCTGGCATCAAAAGGCCTGAGTAACCGCGAAATTGCTGATAAACTGACTCTGTCCATGCGGACAGTAAAAGCCCACCTTTCAAATATATTCAACAAAATGCGCTGCAGTTGCCGCACCGAAGCCATTGTCAAAGGCTTTCGCGAAGGTTATGTAATGCTGGAAGATGTACCTCAGGGGATAGACGGCTATGACCGAAACACGCTTTAA